The nucleotide window ATGTGCGCCAGCAGCGTCAGGGCGACGGCGACCACCGCGACCGGCACATTGACCCAGAAGACGGCCCGCCAGGTCCAGGTGGTGAGCCAGCCGCCGAGGACCGGTCCGAGGGCGGTCAGCGCACCGGAGAGCCCGAAGAACAGGGCCAGGGCCCGCCCCCGGCGCTCGGCGGGAAAGACCATGACCACCACGGCGAGCGCCGCCGGGAACATCAGGGCCGCGCCGATGCCCTGCCCGGCCCGGCACACGATCAGCCAGGTCAGTGCGGCGTCCCCGTGCGGCACGGCGCCGCACAGCGCGGCGGCGAGGAGGAAGACCACGGTGCCCACGAGCATGATGCGGCGGTGGCCGAGCAGATCGGCCAGCCGCCCGCCCAGCGCGAAGCACGCCGCGAGGGCGAGCAGATAGGCGTTGACGACCCATCGGATGCCGGCGGCGGTGAGGCCCAGATCCTCGGCGATCCGCGGCGCCGCGATGGACACGAGCGTCTGGTCGATGAAGGTCATCGACACCGCGAAGAGCATGGCCGCGAGCGAGAGCGTCCGGTGCGCCGCTCCCGGCCCGGCCGCCCGCTGTGCCTCCGGCGCGCGCCGGCGGTTCGCCTCCGGTGCGTTCCTGTCGTGCGCCACGTGCGAAATATTCCCGTCCGGGCGGGGCGGGCGCATGCCGGGGACGGGGGACGGCCCGCCGTCGGCACCCGGACGACGGGGCCGGTGCGGACCTGTGGGCGCCGTGGGCGGGTACGGCCGTTCGGGTCAGGCCGCCCGGCGCCGACGCGTGCGGCGGGGCCACCGGTCGCCGGGGCCGGTGTCCGGCCGGCACCCGCCGGGCCGGCGCCGGCCCGCGCTCACCGCTTACGGGCCCGGCTCGGCTGCACCCGGGACGGCTCCCCCGGCATCTTCGGGTGGTCGGGCGGATAGGGCATGTCCCCCAGCCCTTCGTCCGTCTCCTGCCGGTCCGCGGCTTCCAGGACGGATTCCAGGCCGAAGGCGTGGTCGGCCATGTCGGCGTGCACATCGCCGAGTTCCGCGAAACGCGGTGGCACCGTCCGCAGGTCGAAGTCCTCGGGTGCGGCGTCGGACAGCTCGTCCCAGCGCAGCGGGGTGGAGACGGTCGCCCGCGGCCGGGCGCGCAGCGAGTAGGCGGAGGCGATGGTCCGGTCCCGGGCCATCTGGTTGTAGTCGACGAAGACCTTCTCGCCGCGCTCCTCCTTCCACCAGGCCGAGGTCACCTGGTCCGGCATCCGGCGCTCCAGCTCCCGGGCCACGGTGATGGCGGCGCGCCGGACCTCGGTGAACGTCCAGTGGGGCCGGAGCGGCACATAGACGTGCACCCCGCGGCCGCCGGACGTCTTGGGCCA belongs to Streptomyces sp. NBC_01454 and includes:
- the ligD gene encoding non-homologous end-joining DNA ligase, which translates into the protein MAGGGAVELDVAGRTVRLSHPDKTYYPERGFTKLDVAQYYLAVADGVLRGLRDRPTTMQRFPDGVEGEFFYQKRAPKGLPDWLPTARIAFPSGRFADEMCPTEPAAVLWAANLGCLTFHPWPVRRTDTEHPDELRIDLDPQPGTGFADAVRVAHALRELLTEHGLRGWPKTSGGRGVHVYVPLRPHWTFTEVRRAAITVARELERRMPDQVTSAWWKEERGEKVFVDYNQMARDRTIASAYSLRARPRATVSTPLRWDELSDAAPEDFDLRTVPPRFAELGDVHADMADHAFGLESVLEAADRQETDEGLGDMPYPPDHPKMPGEPSRVQPSRARKR